In Pelodiscus sinensis isolate JC-2024 chromosome 2, ASM4963464v1, whole genome shotgun sequence, the following proteins share a genomic window:
- the LOC142827420 gene encoding cyclin-dependent kinase 5 activator 1-like, whose translation MGTVLSLSPGSRKASLYEEGSSGSLVHYPGVPGAKGSGQKADKSLKRHSMFLPALTWKRLVASTKKKGARGGGKGPAHHPHHNGPPAKDVAHLNHENVKKSLSCANLASFEGGGAPLAPLSSQRLSATSAASLKPGTGGGASPRRVVVQASTSELLKCLGEFLGRRCYRLKHLSATEPILWLRSVDRSLLLQGWQDQAFITPANVVFVYLLCREVIDGDAVSSEHDLQAALLTCLYLSYSYMGNEISYPLKPFLVEAAKEAFWDRCLRIISTMSAKMLRINADPHYFTQVFADLKNEGGSHREDFARVLDR comes from the coding sequence ATGGGCACCGTGCTGTCCCTGTCTCCGGGCTCCCGGAAGGCCAGCCTGTACGAGGAGGGCTCCTCCGGCTCGCTGGTGCACTACCCGGGCGTGCCCGGCGCCAAGGGCAGCGGCCAGAAGGCGGACAAGAGCCTCAAGCGCCACTCCATGTTCCTGCCGGCCTTGACCTGGAAGCGGCTGGTGGCCTCCACCAAGAAGAAGGGGgcgcggggtggggggaagggcccgGCTCACCACCCCCACCACAACGGGCCCCCCGCCAAGGACGTGGCCCACCTCAACCACGAGAACGTCAAGAAGTCGCTCTCCTGCGCCAACCTCGCCAGCTtcgaggggggcggggcccccctgGCGCCGCTCAGCTCCCAGCGCCTCTCCGCCACCTCGGCCGCCTCCCTCAAGCCGGGCACCGGTGGCGGGGCCAGCCCGCGGCGCGTGGTGGTCCAGGCCTCCACCAGCGAGCTGCTCAAATGCCTGGGCGAGTTCCTGGGCCGTCGCTGCTACCGACTCAAGCATCTGTCGGCCACCGAACCCATCCTGTGGCTGCGCAGCGTGGACCGctcgctgctgctgcagggctggcaggaccAGGCCTTCATCACCCCGGCCAACGTGGTCTTCGTGTACCTGCTGTGCCGGGAGGTGATCGACGGGGACGCCGTGTCCAGCGAGCACGACCTGCAGGCGGCGCTGCTCACCTGCCTCTACCTGTCCTACTCCTACATGGGCAACGAGATCTCCTACCCGCTCAAGCCCTTCCTGGTGGAGGCCGCCAAGGAGGCCTTCTGGGACCGCTGCCTCCGCATCATCAGCACCATGAGCGCCAAGATGCTGCGCATCAACGCCGACCCCCACTACTTCACCCAGGTCTTCGCCGACCTCAAGAACGAAGGCGGCAGCCACCGCGAGGACTTTGCTCGCGTCCTGGACCGGTGA